The Triticum aestivum cultivar Chinese Spring chromosome 4B, IWGSC CS RefSeq v2.1, whole genome shotgun sequence sequence AATCTTGGAATCCTCGCCACCATCTTCATCCCCACAGTTAAGAATACTCTTTTCATCAAAGTCACCAACATTCTCCTTCAGCATCCACTTATCACACTTTGGGCTATCACCCATTAGCATCTTCCTGTCCTCGCACTCTGCTGCCATTCTATCCCATGAGACGATGGGCCCAAGGCTTGAACCAAAATCAGTATCATCGTCATCAAGCATGTCATCCTCCTTGCAGAATGCACCATCGTGATGATCTAAATGGTGCGACACAACACCAGTCGCCCATCCCCCGACCTCATTGCCCATCATCAATGTCTCCTCTGGCTGGTAAGTGTTGCCATCCAAATTAAACTTCCTAATCCTGTGCAACACCTCAGATAGCTCATTGGAAAGAGAACCCAATAGCTCTGGGTGCATCTTAGCCACCTTCCCTTCTAGGGAGACCACCTCTGCTCTGAGTTCCCGGACTTGTTGCAAGACTGCCTGATGCGAGTCATCAATGTCAACATCTACATCCCCCTTAATTGTAAAGCTAGGCTCACCTTCCTCATTGATGTCATAAATGTCTGGATCAAACTCAAATGTCCCCTGATGCCCAACTAACCTGTGAACAATCCGAGCACTGCCATCAAGTGGCCCGGGCTCATGACCTGAGTGCACGGCATAAAGCTTGAACACTGCAGTGCCCTCTTCTTGATATACAAAACTCTTGTCTTTCTCGTTATAATTGGCTATGGGCACAATAGCCCTGATACGGAACCCACAGCCACACCTCTTGGATTGGTATGGCTCCCGCTTCAGCCCCCGTGGCTTCTTCGCCTCAGAGGCACTGGCTGAAGAGGACACAGTATTCCCACTACTTGAAGTTGGCACTCCAGCACGATGGCATGCATAATCCTTCACCTCGGCCATGAATGGCTTATACCTTATATACTTCTGCCTAATACAGAGGACCACCTTGTGCTTGGCAGCCAGCTGCTGTAGCCGGCGCGGCACGTCTCGTGCCGGCACATCCAGCGTCTCCGTATATTCAAACCTGCGCCGCCGCTTGCCTCGTCCTGGCGATGAGATAGCAGAATCAGGCTGTCCAGCAGGTGCAGCCTTACAAACAGGGCACGCAGCAACACATACCCTGACAAATGATTCGGGAATACCATAGAATTTGGCTCCCACAGTCCAGGCCTGCCTGATACGCTCAACGGTGTCCTTGAGGCCGAGGTGGCGGAGAAGGTCCGGGTCCGCGTGCGCCTCCGATACTATGTCCAGCCACTGGCCGACATGGGAGACGCGCTGCGCGGGGTTGGACTTGAAGTGGAGGTGGCGGCCGTCGGCCGAGGCGGCGAGCTTGTCCTGGATGCGCTTCCACGCGGTGAGGTAGGCGGTGTCCTCGTTCCGGTCCTTCCAGACCGCCCGCCAGGAGGCGAGCACGGAGGGGGAGGTGGCGGCGCGGACCTcctcggcgacggcggggcggccggcgaggATGCAGCGCAGCATGAGCGCGTGCGAGGCGGCGGTGAAGGTGTAGAACTGCGAGGAGATGTGCGGCGTCGGGTCGACGGGCGGCAGCGCGAGCGAGGAGGCGACGGGGTCCCCCGGGCTAGGGTTCGGGCCGCCGGGGATTTGGATCAGCGCCTCGTCGTCGGCGTCGACGTGGAGGAGGTAGCTGCAGGGGCTGGGGTTCGGGGAGCCGGGGTCCGGGTCCGGCGGGTGGTGGGATTTgaggtaggaggaggaggaggggaggaggggattCATGGGGGCGACGGTGGGGGATGGCGACGAGGAGGTCTTCGGCATATCCgcggatttttttttaatttctctCTTCCAATTTCACTGCGCCTGCTGTTCGTTATATATATATCTGCCTCTAGTCTCCGGTTGTTATGTTATCGGCTGCGCGTCACCGGGACTATCTGAGCTTGTGTCACCGCAGCTGGG is a genomic window containing:
- the LOC123092769 gene encoding uncharacterized protein, whose translation is MPKTSSSPSPTVAPMNPLLPSSSSYLKSHHPPDPDPGSPNPSPCSYLLHVDADDEALIQIPGGPNPSPGDPVASSLALPPVDPTPHISSQFYTFTAASHALMLRCILAGRPAVAEEVRAATSPSVLASWRAVWKDRNEDTAYLTAWKRIQDKLAASADGRHLHFKSNPAQRVSHVGQWLDIVSEAHADPDLLRHLGLKDTVERIRQAWTVGAKFYGIPESFVRVCVAACPVCKAAPAGQPDSAISSPGRGKRRRRFEYTETLDVPARDVPRRLQQLAAKHKVVLCIRQKYIRYKPFMAEVKDYACHRAGVPTSSSGNTVSSSASASEAKKPRGLKREPYQSKRCGCGFRIRAIVPIANYNEKDKSFVYQEEGTAVFKLYAVHSGHEPGPLDGSARIVHRLVGHQGTFEFDPDIYDINEEGEPSFTIKGDVDVDIDDSHQAVLQQVRELRAEVVSLEGKVAKMHPELLGSLSNELSEVLHRIRKFNLDGNTYQPEETLMMGNEVGGWATGVVSHHLDHHDGAFCKEDDMLDDDDTDFGSSLGPIVSWDRMAAECEDRKMLMGDSPKCDKWMLKENVGDFDEKSILNCGDEDGGEDSKIIKPLMHDDTMVTDSSLLGIQIDGFYSGPKWYDSPVGLDSSGDAGDVSFRHGLV